One Acidobacteriota bacterium genomic window, CGGTCTTCACCTTGATCAGCGCCATTCCCTTGCTCGGCGAAGTGCCGACGCCGCGCCAGGTGGTCGGAGTCCTGCTGGTGGTCTTCGGTGCCTGGTGGCTGCAGCGCGATGCCAGCGCCGCCGAAAGCGATGCCGAGCAGCGTCGCCGCGGTCGACAGGGCTTCTGGCTGATGGTGCTGGTGGCGGTCTTCTGGTCCGTCGGGCCGGTGCTCGACAAGGTGGCGATGCGCCATGCCTCGGCTCCGGTTCACGCCTTCTGGCTGTGCAGCGCCGTCTCGCTCGGCCTGCTGGTGCTGCTCCTCGGGCGCGGCAATCTCGCCGAGATGCGGAAATTACGCGACGTCCCCGGCCTCTTCGGTCTCTCGCTGTTGACCAGCGCCGCTGCTCTCGCTTTCCAGATGCTCGCCATCCAGGTGGTGCTGGTCAGCGTCGTCGAG contains:
- a CDS encoding DMT family transporter; this translates as MTSTALILVLLTSFAWVGFDVLRKLLVERIPPVTLIFLITVGQVPLFGAWALIDGWSLPPGAYWPPALIAGAMTVVASVAFVQALHIAPLSVIVPLLSLTPVFTLISAIPLLGEVPTPRQVVGVLLVVFGAWWLQRDASAAESDAEQRRRGRQGFWLMVLVAVFWSVGPVLDKVAMRHASAPVHAFWLCSAVSLGLLVLLLGRGNLAEMRKLRDVPGLFGLSLLTSAAALAFQMLAIQVVLVSVVETVKRGVGNVAALVIGARFFGESVSVAKVLAGLLMGLGVALIVL